AACAATACTCATAATAAGCACACTTTTTACACTTTTTATTAAACTCGGGCTTCGGAGGCGAAGACTTTGCTATAAGCTTTTCTAGATTGTTTATAACTTCAAGGAGCTTTGCTTCGCTCTTTTCGTTCAAAATCACTTCAAAGCGCTTTTTTTCCTGCCTACTTTTCTCAAAAATCTCCAATCGTCCCTTTTTGACAATCCCCTTTTGCTTGAGTTTATAGAGATAGTAGAGCAATTGCCACTTTGCAGCTTCTAAGTCGCTATCGCTCTTTTTTACCTCGATAACATAATCTTTTGTTATTTTGTCAAGTTTTATACTTTCAAAACTAACCTCATCGACTCTTGTTTCATTGATCTCGTGTAAAACTTTTCCGATTCTTACATCTTCGCTATTGTCTTCAAGGTTTATGCGATTTGCGTGAAGCCAGGCTTGCGTCTTGCAGTGAAAGTAGTAGTTAATGAGAGTACCGGTGATGTTCATGGTCTAAAAACTAAAATATCAAGATCATTTAAAAATTTATAGTGTTTATCATTTGCCGCAACAAGTGTTAGTCCATGTTTGGTACATGTAGCACCTATGAGGCTATCTGCCAACTCCAATGAATGGCTCAAAAAATACTCTTCCATATAATGTGTAGCCTTTGCTGAAATCTCCTCATCTATATAGACCACTTTGATATTCCAAGAAGTGATCATCTTTTGAAACTGCTTCAATTCATGCTTGTTTCGCATATCTTGCAAAAGCTCCATATATGTCACACAAGAGATAGCAAAATCGATTTTATGAAGCATTTCTCTAGCATTTTCATTTCCACGAAAATACCATATCATTACATCCGTATCAACAAGATAATCATATATCAAATCTTCTACCTTTTCTCATCTTTCGTACTATCTCATTTACCTCTTCACTCTGATCACGCCACATTCCAAATGCAATATCCTCTTTCTTTTTTTGCTTATTGAGGCCTATCAACTTCGCTTTAGCTTTACCTCTGTAGGTAATGATAATATCCTCTCCTTTACTTAAAACGTCAAAAATCTCCGCGGTATTAAATCGTAAATCTTTCGCTGTTATTTCCATTTCATCTCCTAAAGTTTATATTTTAAGTATAAACTAATTCCACTCGAGTGTCAAATATCACAAGAAGCCAAACTTTTTATTTTGTTCTTCCATAAACTTATCTCTATCAAACTTATAATCCTCATCGATATACTCCTCAAAATCAGCAAAAAGATATATCCCGCAGCACTCATCACTGAATCTATCGAGCTTTTTGACAAATGGAAGATTAAAAGTAAAAAACTGCATATAAAACCAAAGCTTCGATTTTTCTATCTCCTTTTGCGCGTAATTTTCTATAGCGCTTAGTTCTTTGAGTCTTTGCCAGATCATCTCACCATCCAAATAGCCATCCTCGATATACTCTCTTTCAAAATATCCTCTAAACTCCTCATCAATCTTTAAGCGATATGGGAAAAAGATTGTAATACCACTTGAGCGAATGAGTTGCATTTTCTCATAAATCTCTTTATACTCCAATCTTTGCAAGAGTTTTATAAATTTATCTTTTATAGTTTGCAGCCCGCTATATTTGTTCTTTTTCTCATCAAGTCTTTTAAGCACCACTTCATAACATTTGCCAAAATCTTTTTGCAAAAAATAGTCTCTAACTTCTTTATTTTGCAAATTTACATCGAGTCTATTGTCTCCTCTATAGATATCTTCAGTTTTGTCATAATTGAAAAAATAGGCTCTGCCTTTTCTAAGAGCATTTCTATTTATCCTGCCCAAAAACTGTTCATCGCTATCAAAAGTAGATATATCTTTTAGCCCCAGTTCCATATCGATATCCACACCAGCCTCTATCACTTGCGTGGCTACGATGACGATTTTTTCAGCCATCCTTGTACGCTCAATGACCTTTTGTCGAAAGAGTTTATTGTCATCACCGCTTAGCTCATATACCTCATAGCCATCCAAATCTTTGATATACTCATAAAACTCTCTCGCGCTTCTTTTTTTGATAAACTCCACCAAAACCTTGTTGGCTTCTAAAACTTTTTCTTTAAGTATCTCAAAATCGATTTTACGATCAAGCAGAGAAAAATCTACTTCCACTCTATCTTTAAAAAGAGGATGTATGAAGTATTTACGGCTATCAAGCAGCTCTACAAACTCATCTTTTTTCTCAAGAAGTCTATCGATTTTTGGCAGTGTAGCGCTCATTATGATGATCTTGAGATCCAAAACCTTCGCATAGGCGTTTAAAAACTCCACCATATACCACCAAAGGTTGTTGTCATAACTTTGGATCTCATCGAGGATAATTACGCTTCCATAGAGCTGCCAAAGTGGAAAGTTCGCCTCTTTGCCTATGCCAAAGAGTATCTCAAAGAGATTGACGTGCGTCGTCAAAATCAGCTCATAATGATAAAAGAGGCGCTGTAGATAGGTTTTTTCATAGAGATTAGGATCATTCTCTTCATCCAAAGCAATAGGAGTAATAGAGTTGATAACCGCAAAATCAAGAGAACTAAAAATCTCTTCTATCTTCTCTTTTGTCTGCTCTACTAAAGTATTAAACGGGAAAATATAAAAGATCTTTTTTGGCTCAAGTTTTAGAGCGAGATTGAGTGACATAAGAGTTTTACCTGCCCCTGTAGGCGCTTGGAGATAAAATATGTTTTTGGATTTATCGAGACTCTTTTGGGACTCCAAAAACATCAGGCTTCTTAGCTTATCGATCTCTTTTTCATAGTCTCCTGCTCTGATGTTTCGCACGATCGCAAAATCTTCAAACTCCTCTTTGGCTTTTTTTATATCAAGGAGGCCGAAACTCTCCGTTTTAATATCCGTCATATACTCCAATGTAGCGTAATAATCGGCACTAATAAGCAGCGAATAGATAAGCTTAATAGCTATGAAAGTCTCGATATCAAAGTAGGAAAAATCAAGCTCAAACTCTACATACGCACTTCCCTCTTCTTGAAGTTTGCTTTTTAGCTTTTGCACAAACTTTTCAAAATCATCGAGCTTTGCGTGGTGCTTTGATATGATGAAGCAAAGAGTCGTAAGCAAAAAAAGCTTTTTGTAAAACTCCTCATCCTCCACCTCGCTTGCCACCTCATCTATATATTTTTCAAAAAACATCTTCGCACCCAAAAACGAGTGTTTGGAACTCTTTACATCCATCTTTTCATAGGCTTCTTTAAAATCTTTGTTTCCCATCTTTAGATACTGAAAAGCGGGATTTCTCTTCCCCTCATCATGGGAGACAATAGCATCAAAAATGAGCTTTTTAGCAAACTCCCTATCTTGCAGTTTGAAACTTTCGATGATTTTTTCTAAATCTATCTCTTTTTCTTGGAAGATTTTTTGGAGGTATTTTTTGACTAAGGCTTTGTGCTCTTCAAGCTTTTCTGGTGGTTTGGTTGGGTGGGTGTGGGAGAGGATATTCATTTTTCTAATTTCATAATATGATAAAGATACCATTCATCAGAAATATAATTTTTTATTTTTTCAATTAATTGATCTTTATTCGGATTATTACTAATCATTGCCATAAATATAAGAAACTTATAAAATGGGTATTGTTTTCCATTTTTATAAACTTCATTAAATAAATAAGAATTAATCTTTTTATCTAAAGATATTCTTAATATAAGATTTTTAATATTTTTTGCAACAAAAGCACTATTAGGAAATCCATTAGCTATTTGTTCTTCTAATAGATTATCTACATAATCCTTTTTGAAAAAATAAACTCTAGGTAAAGTAGCTATAACTTGCCTAGATAGAAAAGAATCTTTAATCCATATGTCTCTATTATTTTCTATTAAAGTTAATAATTCATTATCTTCACCATATTTCCCATAAAACCATAAATTACAATAAAAACCAAATTTATTTGTTTGTTCATTAATATATCTTCCTTTGAGACTATTAATGAATATTTGCCCTTTATTATTGTTTGGTATTTTATAATCAACAAGAAACTTTGTTAATATAAATAATGTTAAATCATCATAAAACTCCACATTATGATATAGTGAATATATTGTATCTATTATCTTTTTCGTAAAATTAAAATTGCTTAAAAAATATAATATATGTTGTCGAAAATTAGGCCTACTAATAAAAAGCTCTTTGGCATATTTTATAAAATTTTCCGCTTTAATTTTTCCTGCAATTGTAAAAAAACGTTTTGTAACTTTGTCCCAATTTTGGGAAGATACATTTTTTAAATGTTTTCTAAATAAAATATTAATTTGTTGTCTATCATTTTTCGTTAATGAATTATTTTTTATCTTTTTTTCTATTTCATTAATAAATAAATTTTCATCAACCAAAAAATGATATTTAACTTCATCTTGAGAATAAATATTTGTTTTTGCTAAATTAAGTGCCAAACCTCTACTTTTTAAAATATCATTCATACTACCTAAAAATTTTTTAGCCTCCATTTTATCATTACATCCAATATTTATATCATCCATCCATCGCACAAAATTATCATTTGCATCTTTTTTTAAATACTCATCTAATTCAAAAAGCATAATATGTGCCAAAAAACGAATAGCTTCTAAATTAATAGTAGGTAATCCTTTATAAGAATATGGAAGATAATCGGGTTTCCAAGAAAGTTCTTCAATCATTTTAAATAATAAATCTAGAATAACTTCTTCTACTCTAACATATCCTGACACAATATGACGCAATTCTTTCAATCCAATGTTATCAAAATAATTTGTTACATCCGTTACAACAAGATATGGATAAGTTTCAGAAAATTTAAAAATCTGTTTTTGAAAACTCTTCCATTTTTCTCTCCATGTGTAATCAGATGTATCATGTTGGTGTGGTAATTTTAAATCATGTCTATCTCTTGAAAAAAAAGCTTTTTTACTTGGCTGTTCTAATCCTTGTTCAATTATATAATCAATTAAAACTTGAAAAACTAATGCATCTTTAGGAGTTGGAATCATTAAATGCCGACAAATTCCAAATTTTTTCTCTAATTTATATATTAAAGGTTTATCAGTTTGAAATCTTCCTTCAATAATTTCATATTTTATATGTTCAGCAATTGTTTCAATGTTATAATTAAAATCATAGTAATCATGGATATCATTAATATCTAAACTTCGCATTTGTTTTTTTACTATTTTTCTCCAAGTATCAATAAGCCTTTTCTTAGTAAAGACTTTTTCTAAAACTTTTTTTCTTTGTAATTCAAATCTTTTTGTTATATTCATATTATAAAGATTACCCCTTTCCCCTCATACTCAAAAAACTTTTCACTTCTCCCCTCAACAACCCAACTACTCAAAATCATCTTTTCATATTCATATATCAAAAACTTATCTTTAAGCCTTACAGGCAGATACTCTTCATAAAAGAAGTTTGCACCAAATCGTGGGGCTTTTTTTAAAACCAAATCATCTTTTTTTGCTAAAGAGATGCAAACTAAACCGGTCGTTGCCTCTTTTAGCTCTATTTCTTTAACTTCATCGATATTTGCAAAGTGGTCATTTTTTCCAAGATATGGCACATAGGCAAACTCTTTTTTAAAAAGTCTCTCTTTTAGCTCCCTAAACTCATCACTCTCATTATCCAAAACCAATATCTCCCAAGCGGGATTTTCAAGCCACTGCTCTCTCACGATCAGATTGCCGCCTTGCTCCTCACTTGCATAGCCTACAGAGTTATTAAAAGTGACGATCTTTTTGGTAAAGTATGGCTTTTGAGGGATGATAGAGACTTTGAACTCTTTTAGTTTTTCATAAAACTCCGGTAAATCTCCCTTGCTATTTCCATATCCTTTAAGTCCCAAAATAGAGCCTAAAATACCTAATAGCGCCACTTTATGGATATGAGAATAGGTGAAATAGGTATGGCTATTGACATCAGGCTTTTTGAAGTGTGCGAATCTACCGCTTAAATTAAAACTAATTGCTTTCATTTTTTGCCTCTATTTTTTGCAACTGGCTTTCTATCTCTTCAATTGATGGCAAAGTATTTTTTAGCTCTTTTGGAAGCTCTTTAAAAAGTTTATATTCACTAACTCCTATTGGTTTTTCTATACTGTTTAAAGCATACTCTACAATGGTATTATTTTTTGATTTACAAATGAGTATGCCTATAGTTGGATTGTCATCATCGCTTTTTATCTCTTTATCAACTGCTGTTATGTAAAAGTTTAATTTTCCTGCATATTCAGGCTTAAACTTTGTAGTTTTTAACTCAATCACTACAAAACACTTTATTAGTTTTATGTGATAAAAAAGCAAATCTATAAAAAACTCCTCTCCTGCAATTTCTAGCCTGTATTGTCTGCCTACAAAAGCAAAACCGCTACCAAGTTCTAAAAGAAAATTGGTTAGATGATCCATCAAAGCATTTTCAAGCTCTTTTTCATTATATTTTTCATTCAAACTTAAAAAATCAAAACAATACGGATCTTTTGTAATCTCTTTTGCCAAATCGGACTGAGGAGCAGGTAGCTTTTTGTCAAAATTGTTTATTGCTTTTTTGCTTCTACTGTATAAATCACTTTCTATTTGATGCACTAAAACTGCTCTTGAGTATCCATTTTC
This Nitrosophilus labii DNA region includes the following protein-coding sequences:
- a CDS encoding RNA-directed DNA polymerase, producing MNITKRFELQRKKVLEKVFTKKRLIDTWRKIVKKQMRSLDINDIHDYYDFNYNIETIAEHIKYEIIEGRFQTDKPLIYKLEKKFGICRHLMIPTPKDALVFQVLIDYIIEQGLEQPSKKAFFSRDRHDLKLPHQHDTSDYTWREKWKSFQKQIFKFSETYPYLVVTDVTNYFDNIGLKELRHIVSGYVRVEEVILDLLFKMIEELSWKPDYLPYSYKGLPTINLEAIRFLAHIMLFELDEYLKKDANDNFVRWMDDINIGCNDKMEAKKFLGSMNDILKSRGLALNLAKTNIYSQDEVKYHFLVDENLFINEIEKKIKNNSLTKNDRQQINILFRKHLKNVSSQNWDKVTKRFFTIAGKIKAENFIKYAKELFISRPNFRQHILYFLSNFNFTKKIIDTIYSLYHNVEFYDDLTLFILTKFLVDYKIPNNNKGQIFINSLKGRYINEQTNKFGFYCNLWFYGKYGEDNELLTLIENNRDIWIKDSFLSRQVIATLPRVYFFKKDYVDNLLEEQIANGFPNSAFVAKNIKNLILRISLDKKINSYLFNEVYKNGKQYPFYKFLIFMAMISNNPNKDQLIEKIKNYISDEWYLYHIMKLEK
- a CDS encoding CRISPR-associated protein Cas4, yielding MNITGTLINYYFHCKTQAWLHANRINLEDNSEDVRIGKVLHEINETRVDEVSFESIKLDKITKDYVIEVKKSDSDLEAAKWQLLYYLYKLKQKGIVKKGRLEIFEKSRQEKKRFEVILNEKSEAKLLEVINNLEKLIAKSSPPKPEFNKKCKKCAYYEYCFV
- the cas3 gene encoding CRISPR-associated helicase Cas3'; translation: MNILSHTHPTKPPEKLEEHKALVKKYLQKIFQEKEIDLEKIIESFKLQDREFAKKLIFDAIVSHDEGKRNPAFQYLKMGNKDFKEAYEKMDVKSSKHSFLGAKMFFEKYIDEVASEVEDEEFYKKLFLLTTLCFIISKHHAKLDDFEKFVQKLKSKLQEEGSAYVEFELDFSYFDIETFIAIKLIYSLLISADYYATLEYMTDIKTESFGLLDIKKAKEEFEDFAIVRNIRAGDYEKEIDKLRSLMFLESQKSLDKSKNIFYLQAPTGAGKTLMSLNLALKLEPKKIFYIFPFNTLVEQTKEKIEEIFSSLDFAVINSITPIALDEENDPNLYEKTYLQRLFYHYELILTTHVNLFEILFGIGKEANFPLWQLYGSVIILDEIQSYDNNLWWYMVEFLNAYAKVLDLKIIIMSATLPKIDRLLEKKDEFVELLDSRKYFIHPLFKDRVEVDFSLLDRKIDFEILKEKVLEANKVLVEFIKKRSAREFYEYIKDLDGYEVYELSGDDNKLFRQKVIERTRMAEKIVIVATQVIEAGVDIDMELGLKDISTFDSDEQFLGRINRNALRKGRAYFFNYDKTEDIYRGDNRLDVNLQNKEVRDYFLQKDFGKCYEVVLKRLDEKKNKYSGLQTIKDKFIKLLQRLEYKEIYEKMQLIRSSGITIFFPYRLKIDEEFRGYFEREYIEDGYLDGEMIWQRLKELSAIENYAQKEIEKSKLWFYMQFFTFNLPFVKKLDRFSDECCGIYLFADFEEYIDEDYKFDRDKFMEEQNKKFGFL
- a CDS encoding type II toxin-antitoxin system Phd/YefM family antitoxin, which produces MEITAKDLRFNTAEIFDVLSKGEDIIITYRGKAKAKLIGLNKQKKKEDIAFGMWRDQSEEVNEIVRKMRKGRRFDI
- a CDS encoding PDDEXK nuclease domain-containing protein, translating into MLDKEYISFISDIKIKIRQAQIKAAIKVNEELLRLYWDIAKMIVDKQKSSSWGDGIIEQISRDLKQEFPNLKGFSVRNLKYMKQWYLFWVKGQQVVAQIFQIPWGHNIVIITKCKTIEEALFYVKKTIENGYSRAVLVHQIESDLYSRSKKAINNFDKKLPAPQSDLAKEITKDPYCFDFLSLNEKYNEKELENALMDHLTNFLLELGSGFAFVGRQYRLEIAGEEFFIDLLFYHIKLIKCFVVIELKTTKFKPEYAGKLNFYITAVDKEIKSDDDNPTIGILICKSKNNTIVEYALNSIEKPIGVSEYKLFKELPKELKNTLPSIEEIESQLQKIEAKNESN
- the cas5b gene encoding type I-B CRISPR-associated protein Cas5b encodes the protein MKAISFNLSGRFAHFKKPDVNSHTYFTYSHIHKVALLGILGSILGLKGYGNSKGDLPEFYEKLKEFKVSIIPQKPYFTKKIVTFNNSVGYASEEQGGNLIVREQWLENPAWEILVLDNESDEFRELKERLFKKEFAYVPYLGKNDHFANIDEVKEIELKEATTGLVCISLAKKDDLVLKKAPRFGANFFYEEYLPVRLKDKFLIYEYEKMILSSWVVEGRSEKFFEYEGKGVIFII
- a CDS encoding type II toxin-antitoxin system VapC family toxin; amino-acid sequence: MIYDYLVDTDVMIWYFRGNENAREMLHKIDFAISCVTYMELLQDMRNKHELKQFQKMITSWNIKVVYIDEEISAKATHYMEEYFLSHSLELADSLIGATCTKHGLTLVAANDKHYKFLNDLDILVFRP